In one window of Micromonospora cathayae DNA:
- a CDS encoding response regulator transcription factor, producing the protein MIRVLLVDDQQLIRAGLRMLCDAQPDMEVVGEAGNGREAVSLAARLVPDVVVMDLRMPGVDGITATSRILADRPTVRVLVLTTFGDDDHLYPALTAGACGFLLKDAPPAELLDGVRRAAAGDSPFSPEVLRRLVQRAVRAQAGAARPVTGLTARERDVLDLVAEGLSNTEIAERLHIGVTTVKTHITSLMAKTGSPNRVRLALCARTG; encoded by the coding sequence GTGATCCGCGTCCTGCTGGTGGACGACCAGCAGCTCATCCGGGCGGGCCTGCGGATGCTGTGTGACGCCCAGCCGGACATGGAGGTGGTCGGCGAGGCCGGCAACGGCCGCGAGGCGGTCTCCCTGGCCGCCCGGTTGGTCCCCGACGTGGTGGTGATGGACCTGCGCATGCCGGGGGTGGACGGGATCACCGCGACCAGCCGGATCCTCGCCGACCGGCCCACCGTCCGGGTGCTGGTGCTGACCACCTTCGGCGACGACGACCACCTCTATCCGGCGTTGACCGCCGGGGCCTGCGGTTTCCTGCTCAAGGACGCGCCGCCGGCCGAGCTGCTGGACGGGGTCCGGCGGGCCGCCGCCGGGGACAGCCCGTTCAGCCCGGAGGTGCTCCGGCGGCTGGTGCAGCGGGCGGTGCGGGCGCAGGCCGGGGCGGCCCGGCCGGTGACGGGGCTGACCGCCCGCGAACGAGACGTGCTGGACCTGGTCGCCGAGGGGCTGTCCAACACGGAGATCGCCGAACGGCTGCACATCGGCGTCACCACGGTCAAAACCCACATCACCAGCCTGATGGCCAAGACCGGCAGCCCCAACCGGGTACGCCTGGCCCTGTGCGCCCGCACCGGCTGA
- a CDS encoding ABA4-like family protein — translation MSGVLFPLTFALAAPFWVLMILLPNWSVTARVVRSPLIVAPVLVVYAVLVLPALGEVLPAVAVPTLDGVRDLLGTADGTAAAWAHMIAFDLFVGRWAWLDARERGMPALVTGPVLVLTILLGPLGLAAHLAARTRWPRPVTSGDGAPQHLG, via the coding sequence ATGAGCGGCGTGCTGTTCCCGCTGACGTTCGCGCTGGCCGCGCCGTTCTGGGTGCTGATGATCCTGCTGCCGAACTGGTCGGTGACCGCCCGGGTGGTCCGGTCGCCGCTGATCGTGGCCCCGGTGCTGGTGGTCTACGCGGTCCTGGTGCTGCCGGCGCTCGGGGAGGTGCTGCCGGCCGTGGCCGTCCCCACCCTGGACGGCGTACGGGACCTGCTGGGCACCGCCGACGGTACGGCGGCGGCCTGGGCGCACATGATCGCGTTCGACCTGTTCGTGGGCCGGTGGGCGTGGCTGGACGCCCGGGAACGGGGCATGCCGGCGCTGGTGACGGGCCCGGTGCTGGTCCTGACGATCCTGCTCGGACCGCTCGGGCTGGCCGCCCACCTGGCCGCCCGGACCCGGTGGCCCCGGCCGGTCACGTCGGGTGACGGCGCACCGCAGCACCTAGGCTGA
- a CDS encoding RICIN domain-containing protein: MSVPSHPTAPRRVWSAVAAAALTAAATVTGVVTAAGPASAATTTLYAAPTGSGTTCSAAQPCSLTGAQTAVRSRIAGMTGDIVVELADGVYRLTAPLRFTAADSGANGYRVVWQAATSARPVISGARPVTGWSLVDSAKNIWRANVGAGTDTRQLYVDGAIATRARTQVNRADFTPSSTGMRFSSSALNYLNNLANQNRVQMESVGSFTDRYVSVQSISGGMITMQQPGWSNNNFGYDTFTSPHRAGPLYLTNAYEFLDAPGEWHLDPGTGALSYIPLAGQNMTSVSVELPTLQSLVSVGGSYDAPAHHLTFSGITFTGTSWLAPSGNQGYVDQQTGAYIVGNWSWPSFTSCHNGCPQFEATRPNWAQSPAAVQVSAANNVTFTDSRFLNLGQTAIGIGNDANAHTSGVGLGASNITVTRSEIARSSAGGIVVGGVRADAHHPSDQRMVNRDITISNNRIHDLGVEHRGIVSVLTTYVTNATISYNEVYNMPYTGMSMGYGWGANDAGGSNHYADRGLYNYQPRYSTPTTAANNRMIGNYVHDVMQQMNDGGCIYTLSANQGGLISDNYCLRTNGYFGVYFDEGSRYWTARTNVFSATGTWATANYWFAENMGNFTVTNNWSTNGSTNVTNGDRGNVVNGNVTVTNGQWPSGAQAVMAAAGPQGGTTPPPAQSTRIVGGQSGRCLEIGGSSTTNGTQTQLWDCTGGTNQTWTYTAGKQLTVYGTKCLDASGQGTTNGTQAIIWDCNGQPNQQWNVNSNGTITGVQSGLCLDASGNSTANGTKVHLWACHGGTNQQWSLRN; encoded by the coding sequence GTGTCCGTACCCTCCCATCCCACCGCGCCCCGGCGCGTGTGGTCCGCCGTGGCCGCGGCGGCGTTGACCGCCGCGGCCACCGTGACCGGAGTGGTCACCGCGGCCGGTCCCGCCTCCGCCGCCACCACGACGCTGTACGCCGCACCCACCGGCAGCGGCACCACCTGCTCCGCCGCCCAGCCCTGCTCGCTGACCGGCGCGCAGACCGCCGTCCGTTCCCGGATCGCCGGAATGACCGGCGACATCGTGGTCGAACTGGCCGACGGGGTGTACCGGCTCACCGCCCCGCTGCGGTTCACCGCCGCCGACTCCGGCGCCAACGGGTACCGGGTGGTGTGGCAGGCCGCCACGTCGGCCCGCCCGGTGATCAGCGGTGCCCGGCCGGTCACCGGATGGTCGCTCGTGGACTCCGCGAAGAACATCTGGCGGGCCAACGTCGGCGCCGGGACCGACACCCGGCAGCTCTACGTCGACGGTGCCATCGCCACCCGGGCCCGTACCCAGGTGAACCGGGCCGACTTCACCCCCAGCAGCACCGGGATGCGATTCAGCAGCAGCGCGCTGAACTACCTGAACAACCTGGCCAACCAGAACCGCGTCCAGATGGAGAGCGTCGGCTCGTTCACCGACCGGTACGTGTCGGTGCAGAGCATCAGCGGCGGCATGATCACCATGCAGCAGCCCGGCTGGAGCAACAACAACTTCGGGTACGACACCTTCACCAGCCCGCACCGGGCCGGCCCGCTCTACCTGACCAACGCCTACGAGTTCCTCGACGCGCCGGGGGAGTGGCACCTCGACCCGGGCACCGGCGCGCTGTCCTACATCCCCCTGGCCGGGCAGAACATGACCAGCGTCAGCGTGGAACTGCCGACGCTGCAGTCCCTGGTGAGCGTCGGGGGCAGCTACGACGCGCCCGCGCACCACCTGACGTTCAGCGGGATCACCTTCACCGGCACGAGCTGGCTGGCGCCCAGCGGCAACCAGGGCTACGTGGACCAGCAGACCGGCGCGTACATCGTCGGCAACTGGAGCTGGCCGAGCTTCACCTCCTGCCACAACGGCTGCCCGCAGTTCGAGGCCACCCGGCCGAACTGGGCCCAGTCGCCGGCCGCCGTGCAGGTCTCCGCGGCCAACAACGTCACCTTCACCGACTCCCGGTTCCTCAACCTCGGCCAGACGGCCATCGGCATCGGCAACGACGCCAACGCCCACACCAGCGGGGTCGGGCTGGGGGCCAGCAACATCACCGTCACCCGGTCCGAGATCGCCCGCAGCTCCGCCGGCGGCATCGTCGTCGGTGGGGTACGGGCCGACGCCCACCACCCCAGCGACCAGCGCATGGTCAACCGGGACATCACCATCAGCAACAACCGCATCCACGATCTCGGGGTGGAGCACCGGGGCATCGTCTCGGTGCTGACCACCTACGTCACCAACGCCACCATCTCGTACAACGAGGTCTACAACATGCCGTACACCGGCATGTCGATGGGGTACGGCTGGGGCGCCAACGACGCCGGCGGCAGCAACCACTACGCCGACCGTGGGCTCTACAACTACCAGCCGCGCTACTCCACGCCCACCACCGCGGCCAACAACCGGATGATCGGCAACTACGTGCACGACGTGATGCAGCAGATGAACGACGGCGGCTGCATCTACACCCTGTCGGCGAACCAGGGCGGCCTGATCAGCGACAACTACTGCCTCCGGACCAACGGCTACTTCGGGGTCTACTTCGACGAGGGCTCCCGGTACTGGACCGCCCGCACCAACGTCTTCTCCGCCACCGGCACCTGGGCGACGGCCAACTACTGGTTCGCCGAGAACATGGGCAACTTCACCGTCACCAACAACTGGTCCACCAACGGCAGCACCAACGTCACCAACGGCGACCGGGGCAACGTCGTCAACGGCAACGTCACCGTCACCAACGGCCAGTGGCCGTCGGGGGCCCAGGCCGTGATGGCCGCCGCCGGGCCGCAGGGCGGCACCACACCTCCGCCCGCGCAGAGCACCCGGATCGTCGGCGGCCAGTCCGGCCGCTGCCTGGAGATCGGCGGGTCCAGCACCACCAACGGCACCCAGACGCAGCTCTGGGACTGCACCGGCGGCACCAACCAGACCTGGACCTACACCGCCGGCAAGCAGCTGACGGTGTACGGCACCAAGTGCCTGGACGCCTCCGGACAGGGCACCACCAACGGCACCCAGGCCATCATCTGGGACTGCAACGGCCAACCCAACCAGCAGTGGAACGTCAACAGCAACGGCACCATCACCGGCGTCCAGTCCGGACTCTGCCTCGACGCCAGCGGCAACAGCACCGCCAACGGCACCAAGGTGCACCTCTGGGCCTGCCACGGCGGCACCAACCAGCAGTGGAGCCTGCGCAACTGA
- a CDS encoding histidine kinase, with the protein MGRLFDARDSLVRMVLVILSGVGYLVFGMPGDGTPAQWVLAVGAFAVGLSFHRRVLVNLLLQTALLAVTIALVDDITINQVGASWALLELTVRAARPRTIWLSAGLLAVVDLTDSLGVPVRQFLSGVAGLLVEVGVPLLLGLVIRTTGEVTRQAQQRAAEEQRRRESESRAARADERSAIARELHDVVAHHVASMVLRVGVARHVLTDLDPRVGEVFDDVHGTGTAALADLRRLVAVLRDPDGVRGDAALTAIEPTALPAALDATVDRARQAGVTVEADLDPAIGTLDAVRGLAVLRLTQEALTNVAKHAGSAALARLTVAVVDGDVHWEVSDDGGGSTSTVLPSGGGHGITGMRERVEVLGGRLEAGPTKEGWRVGTVLPAAAGPA; encoded by the coding sequence GTGGGACGGCTGTTCGACGCGCGGGACTCGCTGGTCCGGATGGTGCTGGTCATCCTCAGCGGCGTCGGCTACCTGGTCTTCGGTATGCCGGGCGACGGCACGCCGGCCCAGTGGGTCCTGGCGGTGGGCGCGTTCGCCGTCGGGCTGTCGTTCCACCGCCGGGTGCTGGTCAACCTGCTGCTGCAGACCGCGCTGCTGGCGGTCACCATCGCGCTGGTCGACGACATCACGATCAACCAGGTGGGGGCCAGTTGGGCGCTGCTCGAACTGACCGTACGGGCCGCCCGGCCCCGGACGATCTGGCTGTCCGCCGGGCTGCTGGCGGTGGTCGACCTGACCGACTCCCTCGGTGTCCCGGTCCGCCAGTTCCTGTCCGGGGTGGCCGGGCTGCTGGTGGAGGTCGGGGTGCCGCTGCTGCTGGGCCTGGTCATCCGGACCACCGGGGAGGTGACCCGGCAGGCGCAGCAGCGGGCGGCCGAGGAGCAGCGCCGCCGGGAGTCGGAGAGCCGGGCCGCCCGCGCCGACGAGCGCAGTGCCATCGCCCGCGAACTGCACGACGTGGTGGCGCACCATGTGGCGTCGATGGTGCTGCGGGTGGGGGTGGCCCGGCATGTGCTGACCGACCTGGATCCCCGGGTGGGCGAGGTGTTCGACGACGTGCACGGCACCGGGACGGCGGCCCTGGCCGACCTGCGCCGGCTGGTCGCGGTGCTGCGCGACCCCGACGGGGTACGGGGGGACGCGGCCCTGACCGCGATCGAGCCGACGGCGCTGCCGGCGGCGTTGGACGCGACGGTGGACCGGGCCCGCCAGGCCGGCGTCACCGTGGAGGCCGACCTCGATCCGGCGATCGGGACGCTCGACGCGGTGCGTGGGCTGGCGGTGCTGCGGCTGACCCAGGAGGCGTTGACCAACGTGGCGAAGCACGCCGGTTCGGCCGCGCTGGCCCGGCTCACCGTGGCCGTGGTGGACGGGGACGTGCACTGGGAGGTGTCGGACGACGGCGGCGGGTCGACGTCGACGGTGCTGCCGTCCGGCGGCGGCCACGGCATCACCGGCATGCGGGAGCGGGTCGAGGTGCTCGGCGGCCGGCTGGAGGCCGGCCCGACGAAGGAGGGTTGGCGGGTGGGTACCGTCCTCCCGGCCGCTGCGGGGCCGGCGTGA
- the metH gene encoding methionine synthase — translation MRNSLSELRELLGQRIVVLDGAWGTMLQGAKLTPADYRGDRFTDHPLDVTGDPDLLNLTRPDLILDVHRRYLAAGADITTTNTFTATSIGQADYGLESAVREMNVRGAQLARQAADEAGGRFVAGSIGPLNVTLSLSPKVDDPAYRAVSFEQVRAAYAEQIAALVEGGVDLLMVETIFDTLNAKAAIAAAREVAPDLPLWISVTIVDLSGRTLSGQTVEAFWTSIAHAEPLVVGMNCALGAAEMRPHLAELSRLADTYVASHPNAGLPNAFGGYDQSPEESGELIAGFARDGMVNIVGGCCGTTPAHIERIATAVAGLAPRELPARPAATRFSGLETFEIGPDTGFVMIGERTNVTGSARFRRLIEADDHQAAVDVALEQVRGGANLLDVNMDADLLDSERAMTTFLNLIATEPEVARIPIMIDSSRWSVLEAGLKCVQGKGVVNSISLKEGEEPFLEQARRIREYGAGVVVMAFDEQGQADTTERKVEICGRAYDLLIGSAGFDPEDIIFDPNVLAVATGIAEHNGYAKAFIDALPLIKQRCPGARTSGGISNLSFSFRGNDVVREAMHSAFLLHAVRAGLDMGIVNAGQLAVYQDIPADLLELVEDVIFDRRPDATDRLVTFAGSVQGSGTRRTVDLSWREAPVRERLSHAMVHGIVDFIEADTEEARQQADRPLEVIEGPLMDGMKIVGDLFGAGKMFLPQVVKSARVMKRAVAYLEPFMEAEKAAGVGRGAGKVVLATVKGDVHDIGKNIVGVVLGCNNYEVIDLGVMVPAAKILDVAVTEKADAVGLSGLITPSLDEMVTVAAEMQRRGLTLPLLIGGATTSRQHTAVRIAPAYDGTTVHVLDASRVVGVVSDLLDADRAEKLDDENRVEQARLREQHEKRQRTPLLPLARARANRETVSFADLPVPAFTGVREVRPDLTTLREMIDWQFFFLAWELKGKYPAILEQPAARDLFADATALLDEIVATGALTAHGVYGFWPAHAEQDDLVVDGVRLPMLRQQTAKPDGRPNRCLADYVAPAGDHLGGFAVAVHGAEELAARYEAEHDDYRAIMVKALADRLAEAFAEWIHLTARREWYEPDAEPALADLHAERFRGIRPALGYPASPDHSLKQELFTLLDAERAGLGLTSSYAMTPAAAVSALLFAHPASRYFTVGRIGDDQARDYAARRGLSYEEVEPWLRPNLG, via the coding sequence GTGCGAAATTCGCTGTCGGAGCTGCGGGAACTGCTGGGCCAGCGGATCGTGGTGCTGGACGGTGCGTGGGGCACCATGCTCCAGGGCGCGAAGCTCACGCCCGCCGACTACCGCGGTGACCGGTTCACCGACCATCCGCTCGACGTCACCGGTGACCCGGACCTGCTCAACCTGACCCGGCCGGACCTCATCCTGGACGTGCACCGCCGGTATCTTGCCGCCGGCGCCGACATCACCACCACCAACACGTTCACCGCGACCAGCATCGGTCAGGCCGACTACGGTCTGGAGTCGGCGGTACGGGAGATGAACGTCCGTGGGGCGCAGCTGGCCCGCCAGGCCGCCGACGAGGCCGGCGGGCGGTTCGTGGCCGGCTCGATCGGTCCGCTGAACGTCACCCTGTCGTTGTCGCCGAAGGTCGACGACCCGGCCTACCGGGCGGTCTCCTTCGAGCAGGTGCGCGCCGCGTACGCCGAGCAGATCGCCGCCCTGGTCGAGGGCGGGGTCGACCTGCTGATGGTCGAGACGATCTTCGACACGCTCAACGCGAAGGCGGCGATCGCCGCGGCCCGCGAGGTCGCCCCGGACCTGCCGTTGTGGATCTCGGTGACCATCGTCGACCTGAGCGGGCGGACCCTGTCCGGGCAGACCGTCGAGGCGTTCTGGACGTCGATCGCGCACGCCGAGCCGCTGGTGGTCGGGATGAACTGCGCGCTGGGGGCGGCGGAGATGCGTCCGCACCTGGCCGAGCTGTCCCGGCTGGCGGACACGTACGTCGCCTCCCACCCCAACGCCGGCCTGCCGAACGCGTTCGGCGGCTACGACCAGTCCCCGGAGGAGAGCGGGGAGCTGATCGCCGGGTTCGCCCGGGACGGGATGGTCAACATCGTCGGTGGCTGCTGCGGTACCACGCCGGCGCACATCGAGCGGATCGCCACCGCGGTCGCCGGGCTGGCCCCGCGTGAGCTGCCGGCCCGGCCGGCCGCGACCCGGTTCAGCGGGCTGGAGACCTTCGAGATCGGCCCGGACACCGGGTTCGTGATGATCGGCGAGCGCACCAACGTCACCGGTTCGGCCCGGTTCCGCCGGCTGATCGAGGCCGACGACCACCAGGCGGCCGTCGACGTGGCCCTGGAGCAGGTCCGGGGCGGGGCGAACCTGCTCGACGTCAACATGGACGCCGACCTGCTCGACAGCGAGCGGGCGATGACCACCTTCCTCAACCTGATCGCCACCGAGCCCGAGGTGGCCCGCATCCCCATCATGATCGACAGCTCGCGGTGGAGCGTGCTGGAGGCCGGGCTGAAGTGCGTGCAGGGCAAGGGCGTGGTCAACTCGATCAGCCTCAAGGAGGGCGAGGAGCCGTTCCTCGAGCAGGCCCGCCGGATCCGCGAGTACGGCGCGGGCGTGGTGGTGATGGCCTTCGACGAGCAGGGCCAGGCCGACACCACCGAACGCAAGGTGGAGATCTGCGGCCGGGCGTACGACCTGCTCATCGGCAGTGCCGGCTTCGACCCCGAGGACATCATCTTCGACCCGAACGTGCTGGCCGTCGCCACCGGCATCGCCGAGCACAACGGGTACGCCAAGGCGTTCATCGACGCGCTGCCGCTGATCAAGCAGCGTTGTCCGGGCGCGCGGACCAGCGGCGGCATCTCCAACCTGTCGTTCTCGTTCCGGGGCAACGACGTGGTCCGGGAGGCGATGCACTCGGCGTTCCTGCTGCACGCGGTCCGGGCCGGGCTGGACATGGGCATCGTCAACGCCGGCCAGCTCGCCGTCTACCAGGACATCCCGGCCGACCTGCTGGAGCTCGTCGAGGACGTGATCTTCGACCGGCGGCCGGACGCCACCGACCGGCTGGTCACGTTCGCCGGCAGCGTGCAGGGCTCGGGGACCCGCCGCACGGTGGACCTGTCCTGGCGGGAGGCGCCGGTACGGGAACGCCTGTCGCACGCCATGGTGCACGGCATCGTCGACTTCATCGAGGCCGACACCGAGGAGGCCCGGCAGCAGGCCGACCGCCCCCTGGAGGTGATCGAGGGGCCGCTGATGGACGGCATGAAGATCGTCGGCGACCTGTTCGGCGCGGGGAAGATGTTCCTGCCCCAGGTGGTGAAGAGCGCCCGGGTGATGAAGCGGGCGGTGGCCTACCTGGAACCGTTCATGGAGGCGGAGAAGGCGGCCGGCGTCGGACGCGGGGCCGGCAAAGTGGTGCTGGCGACGGTCAAGGGCGACGTGCACGACATCGGCAAGAACATCGTCGGGGTGGTGCTCGGCTGCAACAACTACGAGGTGATCGACCTCGGCGTGATGGTCCCGGCCGCGAAGATCCTGGACGTCGCGGTGACCGAGAAGGCGGACGCGGTCGGCCTGTCCGGGCTGATCACGCCGTCGCTGGACGAGATGGTCACGGTCGCCGCCGAGATGCAGCGCCGCGGGCTGACCCTGCCGCTGCTGATCGGTGGGGCCACCACCTCCCGGCAGCACACCGCCGTGCGGATCGCGCCCGCCTACGACGGCACCACCGTGCACGTGCTGGACGCCTCCCGGGTGGTCGGGGTGGTGTCCGACCTGCTGGACGCCGACCGCGCCGAGAAGCTGGACGACGAGAACCGGGTCGAGCAGGCCCGGCTGCGCGAGCAGCACGAGAAGCGACAGCGGACGCCGCTGCTGCCGCTGGCACGGGCCCGCGCCAACCGGGAGACGGTCTCCTTCGCCGACCTGCCGGTGCCGGCCTTCACCGGCGTACGCGAGGTCCGGCCGGACCTGACCACGCTCCGCGAGATGATCGACTGGCAGTTCTTCTTCCTGGCCTGGGAGCTGAAGGGCAAGTATCCGGCGATCCTGGAACAGCCGGCCGCCCGGGACCTGTTCGCCGATGCCACCGCGCTGCTGGACGAGATCGTCGCCACCGGCGCGCTGACCGCCCACGGCGTGTACGGCTTCTGGCCGGCGCACGCCGAGCAGGACGACCTGGTGGTCGACGGGGTCCGGCTGCCGATGCTGCGTCAGCAGACCGCCAAGCCGGACGGCCGGCCGAACCGCTGCCTGGCCGACTACGTCGCCCCGGCCGGCGACCACCTGGGCGGGTTCGCGGTGGCGGTGCACGGCGCGGAGGAGCTGGCCGCCCGGTACGAGGCCGAGCACGACGACTACCGGGCGATCATGGTGAAGGCGCTGGCCGACCGGCTCGCCGAGGCGTTCGCCGAGTGGATCCACCTGACCGCCCGCCGCGAGTGGTACGAGCCGGACGCCGAGCCGGCGCTGGCGGACCTGCACGCCGAACGGTTCCGGGGCATCCGGCCGGCGCTCGGCTACCCGGCCAGCCCCGACCACAGCCTCAAGCAGGAGCTGTTCACGCTGCTCGACGCGGAGCGGGCCGGGCTGGGCCTGACCAGTTCGTACGCGATGACGCCGGCGGCGGCGGTCAGCGCGCTGCTGTTCGCCCACCCGGCGTCGCGGTACTTCACGGTGGGCCGGATCGGCGACGACCAGGCCCGCGACTACGCCGCCCGGCGCGGCCTGTCGTACGAGGAGGTCGAGCCGTGGCTCCGGCCCAACCTGGGCTGA